From one Brachypodium distachyon strain Bd21 chromosome 4, Brachypodium_distachyon_v3.0, whole genome shotgun sequence genomic stretch:
- the LOC100844116 gene encoding histone-lysine N-methyltransferase ASHH3 has protein sequence MKPEDVFNKLTRKLQDPADFVDFDLPPALKEWKLGYYIPIKRNVYLTKKRVEDDGIFCSCPFISGSSVACGKDCQCGMLFSCCSSNCKCENRCANKSFQLRPLKKTKLIKTEKCGFGLVADDGIQKGEFIIEYVGEVIDDRTCEERLWKMKRQRYTNFYLCEVSSNMVIDATNKGNKSRFINHSCQPNTEMQKWTVDGETRVGIFALRDIKKGEELTYDYKFVQFGADQDCHCGSSKCRKMVGTSKSVNSIILHNGNSGSSQDQHIVKKRKITSDNCIGEIIRLWDRRDKMYVPAVIYDYDEYTAMHTLLFDEETTEKFDLGEEDWNFLPRPEDPDED, from the exons ATG AAACCTGAAGATGTTTTCAATAAATTGACCAGGAAACTGCAAGATCCTGCGGATTTTGTAGATTTTGATCTGCCACCTGCGTTGAAAGAATGGAAGTTAGGCTACTATATACCAATTAAGCGAA ATGTTTATCTTACTAAGAAACGGGTTGAAGATGACGGCATTTTCTGTTCTTGCCCTTTTATTTCTGGATCATCAGTCGCTTGTGGAAAAGATTGCCAATGCGg GATGCTGTTCTCTTGTTGTTCATCAAACTGCAAATGTGAGAATAGGTGTGCCAATAAATCATTCCAGCTCAGGCCTCTGAAAAAAACCAAATTGATCAAG ACAGAGAAATGTGGCTTTGGATTGGTAGCTGATGATGGAATACAGAAAGGAGAGTTTATTATAGAATATGTAGGAGAAG TTATTGATGACAGAACTTGTGAGGAAAGACTATGGAAAATGAAGAGACAGCGCTACACTAATTTTTACCTTTGTGAGGTCAGTAGCAACATGGTCATTGATGCAACAAACAAGGGAAACAAGTCAAGGTTTATCAATCATAGTTGTCAACCTAACACAGAGATGCAGAAATG GACTGTAGATGGAGAGACCAGAGTAGGAATTTTTGCTCTTCGTGACATAAAGAAAGGAGAGGAGCTAACCTATGACTATAA ATTTGTCCAGTTTGGAGCAGATCAAGATTGCCACTGTGGATCTTCAAAATGCAGAAAAATGGTTGGCACCTCTAAGTCGGTCAACTCAATTATTCTTCACAATGGCAACTCAGGAAGCTCACAAGATCAGCATattgtgaaaaaaagaaagataaccTCGGATAATTGTATTGGGGAGATTATCCGTTTGTGGGATCGACGGGACAAAAT GTATGTCCCAGCAGTTATATATGACTATGATGAGTACACTGCAATGCATACT TTACTGTTTGATGAAGAAACTACTGAAAAATTTGATTTGGGAGAGGAAGATTGGAACTTCCTACCG CGTCCAGAAGATCCAGATGAAGACTGA